Proteins found in one Borrelia hispanica CRI genomic segment:
- the bdr gene encoding Bdr family repetitive protein, with protein MTYMQIQPIITRQMVLNELIKAGINKEIADDLSYRYYKNELTHKDIEYIKENFDIKLKHLEEKIFDIKEELISRIDNKFTELDNKIDTKFNELDNKINIIENNLNIKIDKVKDELKSDIIIIRKDMEINKTELNSKLKLHNWMFGTIITLNIGIFLTLISIIYSVLGK; from the coding sequence GTGACATATATGCAAATACAACCTATAATTACTCGGCAAATGGTACTAAATGAGCTTATAAAAGCAGGGATTAATAAAGAAATTGCTGACGACTTATCTTATAGATACTACAAAAATGAGCTAACTCATAAAGATATTGAGTATATCAAAGAAAACTTTGATATAAAATTAAAACATTTAGAAGAAAAAATTTTTGACATAAAAGAAGAACTTATTAGCAGAATAGATAACAAATTCACTGAACTTGATAATAAAATAGATACTAAATTTAATGAACTTGATAACAAGATCAATATTATTGAAAACAACCTAAATATTAAAATTGACAAAGTAAAAGATGAATTAAAATCAGATATTATTATTATAAGAAAAGATATGGAAATTAATAAAACAGAACTTAATAGTAAATTAAAATTACATAATTGGATGTTTGGAACTATTATCACACTTAATATAGGGATTTTTTTAACATTAATTTCAATTATTTATTCGGTCTTGGGTAAATAA